The sequence aaaaaaaacgctTATGGATGGTTtctatttacaaacattttattttttcaatcgaTTTTAACAGTTTTGCCTTAAACCTAACTAAaaactctttaaaataatatgaactaTATAGTTCTTAAACCGAATTTGCTCAAGCTTTACctgatttttgtttgttatcatAATGGATGTATTaaccataatattatgaaataacattaacattacaTGGTATTTGTAAGCAAATAACGTCCACACGACTCTGGCAAGCATGTACACAACTGGTTCAAATAAATACCTGATAAAATCTGGAATTGTGTTTCTCCCAAAATTTCTGGTTCCAATCCTGTACCTCTGTTCTCATTTCTCGATATCTTTTTTCTAATTCTGTTTCGTTGGGTGGTATTCTAAATATGACTCGCCTGAGATTGGACACAGGATCAGGGGGCCCTACCATATCGGTGCTGATTCTCCTCGGATTTGGAGGCTGAATAGACTTTGTTTCCTGCGTGGTACTCGCATTTCTCGGCACTAGTAGGTAGCGTTTGTGCCTTTGTAACTTAACAACTCTATTCGAtatcatctttttttttatatatttattgaattgcGTATTATCACATTTTATGAACACTCCAAAGTGGAAACAAACCAACAACAGAGCCAGTGTTCCAAAATCCAAATATATTCGTCGCGGAGTCTGTCAAATTGACAAAGTCAAAATCAGCTGTAAGTAGTGTTGCCAACATCATTTTAACGAATCCCTCAGATTAATGAAGAACTCCACGATACGTAGATCtagaagaatttattttttcaaatctgactcgaaaataaaacaatatacttatttatgaaagaaagtacataaacgAAGGATTACATTTAAacaaaggagtacataaggaagtgtaaggaagttcaggagtttaCTCTAAGAGAGTATAAAACGGTCTCTCTGCGGTAGTGGCTACGTCTGACCAAATTCGTCACAAGTAAATTAGCGTGCTCACATGGCATGGCCACTACGGTAAATTCGAAACTGCCCGCAAAACAAGTTAAACTCGTTCAATACTGCAGACTCCACCAAGAAGTTTAAATTGTATAATAGATGCAGTAACTAAAGAGGTCCTAAGCTGTCTCTATAACGATACCGCGTTTCGTTTTGACCAATCAAAAGATTGAATAACGTATTTTCAAAAAAGTTGTGCAGCAATGCAACGACTGCTATAATGTTCCACATAAACTGACATTTGTAATGTGTTGAACAACCCAAAATTCAAAATTCTTTGTGATTTGCATCAATTCCATGTTTCCCTGACACGTCGAAATTTACAGTTGTTCTATTATGTAAAAGCCGAAATGCTCACAATATTCAAAAAAGTACTATTTACTGTACTATTTTGATAATTTGATATAACGTTATGGGAAAAATAGACCCTAACGACAAAAGTACAGTGACAACTTTGCGTATGTGTTTTGCCGATGCCGGAGTAAAAGgaggtaatttaattataactttaaaaaacATACGTACAACACGCTTTAATTTTGCGATCATGAAGTTcctatcttccggctccatcatcaaaTCAGTTCAACAGTACCATATTCTAGTAGTCTTATCAGACTTACTACACTACTTACTACACTCTGTTGCCGATTTTCAAGACGCTACGATCTTTGGAAGATTTTTTGATGATTTCACTattggtctgatttgaaaaaaatatccgGGTTCGTTCAGAAATTCCCAttggatgtgggtgaaaccgctggcagaagctagtgaccTTATAtataaatcccacccaaaaca is a genomic window of Helicoverpa zea isolate HzStark_Cry1AcR chromosome 6, ilHelZeax1.1, whole genome shotgun sequence containing:
- the LOC124630874 gene encoding COA8 family protein CG14806, mitochondrial; protein product: MISNRVVKLQRHKRYLLVPRNASTTQETKSIQPPNPRRISTDMVGPPDPVSNLRRVIFRIPPNETELEKRYREMRTEVQDWNQKFWEKHNSRFYQEREEYVRNNIPADKQNLTADEMSVFYKAFLDKNWKLHLNYNSEWYKKNFALLGLAIRVKLMKLFRFKDRN